The Candidatus Polarisedimenticolaceae bacterium genomic sequence CGCGCGGGTCACGGGCACGACGAAGCGCTAGCGCGCTGGAGGAATCGGAGCGATGGCCAAGGAGAAATTCGATCGTTCGAAGCCGCACGTGAACGTGGGGACGATTGGTCACGTGGACCATGGGAAGACGTCCTTGACTGCGGCGATCACGATGACGCTCGCGAAGCGGAGCAATGGGAAGGTAGCGGT encodes the following:
- a CDS encoding GTP-binding protein, which codes for MAKEKFDRSKPHVNVGTIGHVDHGKTSLTAAITMTLAKRSNGKVAV